The proteins below come from a single Sorghum bicolor cultivar BTx623 chromosome 4, Sorghum_bicolor_NCBIv3, whole genome shotgun sequence genomic window:
- the LOC8055085 gene encoding E3 ubiquitin-protein ligase SINAT2, with protein MAPGSSIVTVVPESDCGDDDGLSEALGGIRLDVDSASKPWSTSLANVALSSLSGLNDLLECPVCTNSMRPPILQCPNGHTICSSCKHRVENHCPTCRQELGNIRCLALEKVAEQLQLPCKYQSMGCTEIHPYKNKLKHEELCRFRPYNCPYAGSECLITGDVPFLVSHLINDHKVDLHEGCTFNHRYVKPNPYEVENATWMLTVFKCFGQHFCLHFEAFLLGMAPVYMAFLRFMGEESEAQGFGYSLEVGGGGRKLTWQGTPRSIRDSHRKVRDSFDGLIIHRNMALFFSGGGRQELKLRVTGRIWKEQGQ; from the exons ATGGCGCCAGGAAGCAGCATTGTGACTGTAGTCCCCGAGTCGGACTGTGGTGATGACGATGGGCTTTCTGAGGCACTTGGGGGTATCCGGCTTGACGTAGACTCTGCAAGTAAACCATGGTCTACATCACTAGCCAATGTTGCATTATCATCACTGTCTGGCTTGAATGATTTGCTCGAATGTCCAGTGTGTACCAACTCAATGCGCCCACCTATACTCCAG TGCCCAAATGGCCACACAATCTGCTCTAGTTGCAAGCACAGGGTGGAGAACCATTGCCCAACTTGTCGCCAGGAACTGGGAAACATCAGGTGCTTAGCTCTTGAGAAGGTGGCAGAACAACTCCAGCTTCCATGCAAATACCAGAGTATGGGATGCACTGAGATTCACCCATACAAGAACAAACTCAAGCACGAGGAGCTCTGCAGGTTCAGGCCGTACAACTGTCCGTACGCAGGTTCAGAGTGTCTGATCACAGGTGATGTTCCGTTTCTGGTGTCTCATCTCATCAATGACCATAAGGTGGACTTGCATGAGGGCTGCACGTTTAACCACCGATATGTGAAGCCCAACCCTTACGAAGTGGAAAATGCTACATGGATGCTCACT GTTTTCAAGTGTTTTGGGCAGCACTTCTGCCTGCACTTTGAGGCGTTCCTGCTGGGGATGGCGCCGGTGTACATGGCGTTTCTGCGGTTCATGGGTGAGGAGAGCGAGGCGCAGGGGTTCGGGTACAGCCTAGAGGTGGGTGGGGGCGGGCGGAAGCTGACATGGCAGGGCACGCCGCGGAGCATCAGGGACAGCCACCGGAAGGTGCGGGACAGCTTCGACGGGCTCATCATCCACAGGAACATGGCACTCTTCTTCTCAGGCGGCGGTAGGCAGGAGCTCAAGCTGCGGGTCACTGGCCGCATCTGGAAGGAGCAAGGGCAATGA
- the LOC8055086 gene encoding ADP-ribosylation factor 1, translating to MGQALRRLFDSFFSTREMRVVMLGLDAAGKTTILYRLHMGEVLSTVPTVGFNVEKVQYKNVVFTVWDVGGQEKLRSLWKMYLSNSDALIYVVDSLDRERIRDARQEFQTIIKDPLMANSIILVFANKQDLRGAMSTDEVSEGLGLHDLRNRIWHIQGTCALRGEGLYDGLDWLASTLKQLQESGHATSVAGPSI from the exons ATGGGGCAGGCCCTGCGCAGGCTCTTCGATTCCTTCTTCTCCACCAGGGAGATGAGG GTTGTGATGCTTGGTCTGGATGCAGCTGGTAAAACAACTATACTGTACAGGCTGCACATGGGAGAGGTTCTTTCAACAGTCCCTACAGTCG GTTTTAATGTTGAGAAGGTTCAGTATAAGAATGTGGTATTCACTGTGTGGGATGTGGGTGGGCAAGAAAAACTCAGATCACTGTGGAAGATGTACCTGAGTAATTCTGATGCACTG ATCTATGTCGTTGATTCTTTGGACAGAGAAAGGATCAGAGATGCAAGGCAAGAATTCCAG ACCATTATCAAGGACCCTTTGATGGCAAACAGCATAATCTTGGTATTCGCAAACAAACAGGATCTG AGAGGTGCGATGAGCACGGATGAGGTTAGCGAAGGACTGGGGCTGCATGATCTCAGGAACAGAATATGGCACATACAGGGGACCTGCGCACTCCGTGGTGAGGGCCTATACGACGGGCTTGACTGGCTTGCGTCCACCCTGAAGCAGTTGCAAGAATCGGGTCATGCAACTTCGGTTGCTGGCCCTTCCATCTAA